From the genome of Sulfurovum sp. NBC37-1, one region includes:
- a CDS encoding class I SAM-dependent DNA methyltransferase, with amino-acid sequence MKNKVDHFEHKSKSWDMNSKRVQNAKGIADLILKNIELTPSVEIMDFGAGTGLLSYFVAPHVGRIVAVDNSPSMLLEFTKKCDEFGCETEVVEKDLSIDTLERKFDGIISSMTIHHVEDQKALFSKFYDMLNEGGFIAIADLDSEDGSFHSDNTGVFHHGFDRQALEKIAKEAGFKDIRFDLANTISKPYRDFTVFLMTAVK; translated from the coding sequence ATGAAAAATAAAGTAGATCACTTTGAACACAAGTCAAAATCATGGGATATGAACTCGAAAAGAGTACAGAATGCCAAAGGCATTGCAGATTTAATACTAAAGAATATAGAACTCACCCCTTCTGTAGAGATCATGGACTTTGGTGCAGGAACAGGATTGTTGAGTTACTTTGTTGCACCTCATGTAGGCAGGATCGTAGCGGTAGACAATTCCCCTTCTATGCTTCTTGAGTTCACAAAAAAGTGTGACGAGTTCGGCTGTGAGACCGAAGTGGTTGAAAAGGACCTCAGTATCGATACGCTCGAAAGAAAATTTGACGGTATCATCTCCTCCATGACCATTCATCATGTTGAAGATCAAAAGGCCCTCTTCTCCAAGTTCTACGACATGCTTAATGAGGGAGGCTTCATTGCCATTGCCGATCTTGACAGTGAAGATGGCAGCTTCCACAGTGACAACACCGGTGTCTTCCATCACGGGTTTGACAGACAGGCACTCGAAAAGATCGCTAAAGAGGCCGGATTTAAAGATATCCGCTTTGATCTGGCCAATACGATCAGCAAACCGTACCGTGACTTTACCGTCTTTTTAATGACTGCGGTGAAATAG